AGCCTGTTAAAGCGTGTGTGTTATCATGCAAGTCTGGGCCGTTTAATTTCCACAACCACCCACACATATTCTGGTTCACTTTCATATTCAACTTCCTTACTGACTTCGACACAGCCGCAGACGAAACGAACGATCTAAAATCCTAATTGGTACCAAGATATAAAACACAGCAAGCATAAACTCTGCCAGTGTGATGAACGAGACAGATTCGAATACAGCTGCCATTTCTGGACAAATCCTATTTGATGCGAGATTATATCTTTTTGTGTTgtaattttaaaattcaaaaatcACGATATTTAATACGCAGAAAGACACAGGAATAGAGTCAAGGTGCTGTAAATGCTACATCATTCATAACCCTATCCATTACATAATAGTGCTCCTAGGAGTGTAGCTAGGCACACAGTCTTTTTGTGTAAAAGGCCCAGCTTTGCCCTGCTGCCATGAAGTCTTTCAATTACTCCTGATCCTCAGCCCTCTCCTGTCGCCGTGGCTACACAGTTGCCTGGTTACTGCTCTCTGAGGCATGCCTTCATGTAATAACCTGCGTATCGAATGGCCCAAAAATAGGCAACCGTTTCGGCTCCAAATCAAGGATGACACACAGAGACGTCTCCAAAACATTCCCTTGTGAGTCCATGAcaatgcagaaagaaaaaaaaggcagcgCAAACTCGAGCTTCTCCTTTTGAAAACATAAGACAGTGAGTTATTAAATCCATTTTTGCCTCTGGTTCAGCTTTACGCTATATTCGTTTTACAAACTAGAAATACACGGAGGGTTGTATTGTAGTGTCCGTTGCAGAATGATACACAAGACAGATGATGATACAGTTCATAAGTATTGTGCATTGTGCACAGAAGTGTAGTAACGTGTGCCGTATTGAGGAGTTGTTGTGAAAAAACAGCTGTAATTGAGACACAGCCTCTGAATGCTGATCatctgctgtgttttatttccccTCAGTTCTCATAATGGACTAAGAGAGACAACAGAGACAGACGGAGCCAGGGAGAGTGgaggagaacagagagagacagagagagacagagagagacagagagagacagagagagagagagagagagagagagagagagagagatagaacgTGCCCCTGCTgctaaatgagtgtgtgaatcattgctcatacacacacacaaaacataatgGCTTGCTTTGTGTCACACAAACTTTCTGATGTGTGTATAATAAGCCTCATCTCGGCAAGCAGCAAGATTTAATAGTCAGAGAATCTGTGCTGATGGTGATGTATGAAAAATGTGATACATCATTCCAAACTCTGACATTAGCCTAGGGTTAGAGGATAGGTTTTGAGTTTAGGATTAATCCTGTGTGTGACAAAAGGGCTGAGCTGCAGCCCGTGAGCAGGTGGAGGTGAACAGGATGACCAATGAATGTTATACACTGCATTTGTTGGCGCTTGGATAGGGACatacactctgacacacactttgagtcagagcacagggtgCAGCAAAATGGCAGAATGAGGGCAAAGTAGCAGACGGAGGTTTTTAAAGGTTAGAGTACTcaggcgcgcgcacacacacacacacacacattctgttgACCTGCTCTGAATGAACTTGGATCATGTATACCAAGCAAATTCAGCAACCTTAAAGAGCTAGCTAAAAGCAAATAGCGGTGTACTAACCACCGTTTATCCATCACCTGTCTAAAATACACTCGCAtattaatacacaaataaatgaatacgaTTAGTGTTTAGCTGGAATTTATATTAGTTGCAATAATCACACCCCATCAGTGTAAACGTGGAGTGATAAGTCAAGCTATTGTGCAAATACCTTGagttatttatctatttttaaacaCCAGTGTATTATTTACATGCTGGTATgcccaaaataaaaacaatatcatTTGTCAATACGTCAATTCTACTAGACCACATTACTGTGCTACATCCTGCTGCCTAGTCCTATCAACAGTGGAAATGGTGGCAGTATAACTTCCTTTCTAAACTCACACAAAAATACAACTCAGAACTATTTTAGCTCAATTAACATgagcctgtgtgtttgttttccttgaGTCAGTTATTTTGGAATGTGTCTCTTGGGGCCTAGCGACAAAGCTGGGCTGGGTTAATCTGGCACGAACACATGTGGACTAGATGTTTGGTTGGATTTCTAGTGttagcacacacatacatggaTACCGTACAATATTCAATTCCTGTCACACAGTCAAAGCCTCTATAGCCTGCATTATCCCAGTCTAACAAGATTACTGAAGGGAAGTCACAGCTTTCACGCACAGCTAGCAACCTCAGTAACCTCTCATGTTCAACACAAAAACAGCTCACTGGCACCACCTGATGGCACAATTTAAATGCCATGGCTGATTgagagatattatatatatatatatatatatatatatatatatatatatatatatatatatatatatatatatatatatatatatatatatatatatataagatgtacatatcaaatcattttcatgagattgcCAAGAAGACAGAAGAGGACAGAGAAGCATTACCTCAACAGTCACTACAGTGAGGATAAGTTGTGTGTCTGCTTCAGGGAAGTAGGCCTGCACTTGAGGAGACAGACCAATCAAGGCACAGTTGGTGACCACAGCAATAACGCTCATCGTCTCGAACGCCAGCTGGAACAGTGAGTGAGAAAcgacgagaaaaaaaaaagaaaagaaaaaaaacagttcagaaTTTTAGcactgaatataaatgaattatcACCCTCCTCAGAATTCAACACTTCCGTCTGTGTTGTCTTGACACGTTTCAATTCCCAGGATTGTGGGTTTAAAAATGGTGCCTGTTACAAGGTATAAAACTCTTCAATATGtttacttaaatatttatttttctgattcTTTGGAGAACATTACCTTCTTCCACCTTTAAATTGATATAGCAAACCAAAAAGATTCAAGTggcaaacaaatataaataagaaaaagaaaatccttACAATAaataagtgtacacaccccttaactaatactttgttcaAACATTTTGTTAACGCTTTTGCTTGGATTACagcaatttaaatttttttttttttttttggggggaggggggcctTAGCACATCTTAGATTTGAcaaatttgtattatttttttatccactgTAGAGTACACAAAATAAAGACGTGTCACAGAAATAAGCTAGTTCTCCTAAAGCTGCATCACTATACCCATCTATGATGGACCCACTGATGAAGTGATTGGAGTGTCCTAGGACAGTCTAAGGCAAAGAGGATAAACAAAAGGACTTTTCACCCCTCTCTCACCTGCCATACTCCGATGTCAGAGGCAGGGTCAGAGAAAGGCCGCTTGAACACGTGACACATTTTAAAAGCGTCTGAATAGACCTCTGTGATGTTGTTGAACACCACTAGCACAGCAGCCAACGGATACACGCAGGAGAACAGACTGACGTAGCCAAACAATAAGAACTGCTCCAGATAGTCATCGAACGTGCCCTGATGATCAGACATACAGTAAGAACAAGTCTTCTTAAAACAGACACAATATGGTCTTCCTTTACCCTCAGAAAATTCATATGATGATTATCCATAGGCACCAAGAACATCATAAAAATACCCAAATCTTCAGTTTTGTcaaactgaaatggatttaaatgGTTAAACATGTCCTTTTTCTTAATATAGTTAATCTTCAACTACTACATTGCCTGGTTGGCTTCTATCTGCTCACCAGGTAAGTATTCATGTCACTCTCCAGTTGGACCTGCTCTACCATGGGGAGCTCCTGATCTCCCATCAGCTTCTTCACTCTCTTATGGACCTTCTTATTTCGTCTCCTCTGCAGCCAGTATGGCAGGAAGGCTTCCATCACTTGGTTCAGGATTTGAGAGGTGATGAGCAGAGTGGCGAGACTCTGaggcacaaaaaaacccccacaaaacccGCTTTAAGCAACATTATTCTTTGGCATGAATTAcgagcagaagaaaaaaaaaaactcacataCTGACACCCATTTCCAACAGGAAGGAATTtaataaaccaaacaaaatctTTAATTATACTGATTTTTTCCATACAGGTCATACTGCATATGAGGTAACGGTAAGAGTAGAATCAAATGTACTTTATCTCTTGATGCAACAgacatatataataatataataatcagGAACATGCCTTTGAAGACAGCAAAATTATAAAATCATTCCATAAAATCAGTAACAGAGGCAAAAACCTGTGCTTcattgaagttaataatataCCAAGTTTTGCATTATTACTCACGTGTCGAAGCAACGCCATATCTTGCATTACAAAGGCAATGTAGAATAAAGAAGCAAAACAGTTGATGAAGttgaactgtaaaaaaaaaaaaaaaaaaaaagcaaaaaagattatatataattgtaatCAATATAATTATTAGGAAAACAATGACTCaaatttaaacagtattaattaTCAGTCACAAATGCAGAATATAAATAActtcagggggaaaaaggaaaatctTAAAACTCACCACCAACACTTTAAGAACCAGATGATTCTGGAAGGATGATTCCAGTCTGTGGTTTTCTACATGTATGGcaggagagagaatagaaattATTCATATAAGAGGTGAAGTGTACAGAATCAATACCATCTTTCTCTGTGTAATCATCTCAAGTGCCTCAATCAggttttttaaaacacttacaGATCTAGAACAAGAACCTATTTGACTAAGTCTGTGCCTACACTGCAAACTtgatatttgaaaaaatatatatatacagtgctgttaaaACGTATTtgcccatcctgatttcttctgttttagtATGTGTTTctcactaaattgtttcagaaattaaaacaaaatctaatataaaacaaaggcaacctgagtaaacacaaaatatagtttataaatgataatgttatttattgaagcaaaagcaTTATCTAatatcaactgggcctgtgtgaaaatgtatttccgcccatagttactaattcctcaaatctatgaaactgcattcataatggtgttcagctggactaaacacaaccagacctgattactgcaaaccctgttcaatcaaattaacacttaaatagaacttttcaaCAGCTTGAAGtttgttaaaaggtcttacccagtaacacactatgccaaaattaaaagaaactccagaaatgatgaggaagaagttgATTGATACACAGTgcgggaaataagtattgaacgcctcaatatttttttcagtaaatatatttcccatgaggttattcacatgaaattttcaccagacatcagtattaattcaagaaatctggaactataaagaattcacaacattgaagtccataaatgaagttatgtgaaataaagtggaatgaaatgaaacacaggaaaaatgtattgaacatactaataaaaagcagttctccaaggcaaggtaaggcaaggaaccagctaaAGTCCGTAAGtaattagaaagtaattatacccccatctgtgcaaattaatatcagctgggttagtaaattgacggtctataaaaaggcttttcattaccaaggtgtcacacaagaaacatctcatgatgggtaaaagcaaagagctctcccaagaccttcacaaccttactgttgcaaaacatattgatggaatcggatacagacgtatttcaaaacttctgaatcctccagtaagcaccactggggttattctccgcaagtggaagcaacatcactccatcatcaaccggccacgcacaggagctcctcgcaagatttctgaccagagagtcagaagaatagtcagaagagtagcccaagagccatgtaccactcagaaagagctccagaaacacttggaggcagcaggtgccatcatcacagagaaaacaataggcaacgcactccactgctcacactcacccccaagactccattactaaagaaaaggcatgtcaaacctcgtttaaagtttgctacaaatCATTTGGACttgcctatgaaatactgggagagtgtagtctggtcagacgagagtaaaattgaactttttggctgtcatactacacaccatgtttggagaagaaatggcactgcacatcaccctaaaacacTACACtgacagtgaagtttggaggtggaagcatcatggtgtggggctgtttttcatcggaTGGTACTggttcatataattgaaggaacgatgaatggagccctttactgggagattcttcaGAAGAACCTGCttccatccaccaggatgatgaagatgagacgtgggtggaccttccagcaggacaacgatccaaagcatacagcaaaggaaactctcaaatggtttcagagaaaaaaaacaacaaggcgttagaatggcccagtcaatcacctgacttgaatccaattgaacaagatttaaagacaatatgtttagaagaatgggccaaaatcacacctgaatactgcaaccgattaatttcttcatacaggaagcatcttgaagctgtcattacaaacaatgGCTTCTCCACCAagtattaaattaatttcagttagtgtgttcaatactttttttttcctgtgtcattccactttattacacataactttatttatggacttcaatgttgtgaattctttatatttccagatttctggtgaaaatttcatgtgaataacctcattggaaatatatttactgaaaaaaatgttgacacgtccaatacttatttcccccactgtacatcagtctgggaaaggttacacagctatttcaaagggtctgggactccaaaggaccacggTGAGAGCCATTACttccaaatgaaaaaaactcGGCATagtaatgaaccttcccagaagtgtccaaccttccaaaattcctccaagagcacagaaatgactcatccagcaagtcacaaaagagcctaagacaacatcaaaggacctacaggcctctcctgCAACAATAaaggttcatgactccactatcagaaagacactgggtaaaaatggcatccacggaagagtggcgaggtaaaaaccactgctaactcacaagaacaaaacacaccttgataatcctcaaaccttttgggagaatgttctgtggattgatgagttgaaagtgtaactgtttggaagacaggggtcatGTTACATCTagagtaaaccaaacacagaattccacaaaaagaacaccatacatacagtcaagcatggtggtgccagtgtgatggtgtgaggatgctttgctgcttcggGGCCTGGGCAACtagcagtaattgagggaaacatgaattctgctctctaccagaaaatcctaaaggagaatgtccagtcttcagtccagaagttgaaactcaagcacaactggattatgcagcaagacaatgatccaaagcataggagtaaatcctagtcctagaagtaagtcaaagactgatctccagttatcggaagcatttggttgcagttggTGCTGCTTAAAGCTgcataaccagattttaagtttaagggggcaattagcttttcacatgggtgataggtgttggataacttttttgcttcaataaaacagtaaaacagtttaggatgagatatacacaaaaatagaaggaatcaggatggggcaaatactttttcacagcactgtaaaggcaaaaaacaaaacacaagttctGCTCCTTGAGAACTTAAATTCCAGTTGATTCACATACTTCCTCCATACAGCAAATATCTTTTTATTCTGCTTGTGTCGGTGTATAGTGTTTAGCTCTTTAGCCATACACATATACTCCATGGTTATTTAATTCTGCACACTTACCCCAATCTGTGAGAAACTCAGCTGCATAGCGGTATAACAGGTTCATAATCTCAATGACCACTGCATAGATGATACTTGGTATGAAGAGCAGCACACTGGTCAGAAAGTTTGGATCTTCATTATAAATACTCAGAGCCCAGGTCTCCATGCCAAAGTAGATCATCATCACATGGAGAGAGATGTATAGGCACAGCAACACAAAGGGGAGAGACACCAGATATATCCTCAATTGTCGTCTGTGGAGGGACAATAACAAATCTCTATTACAAATCCATATTCTCAGGCATCCTgcacaaataattattttaactcCAACATTTGGTAATAATCGATTGCTATAGTGAAATGGGACAATTTAGTGTATGGAACAAGCCACAAAGCGCTATGTATAGACTGTAAAATGATTATCTCTAGGTCTGCATGTTCAAAAACGGTCCGAATCTTTTTTTGCCAATTATGAATCTAACAGTGTTTACCTTCAGCGTAAATTCAGCTGTCAGTAAGTCATGCCTTTATATTTTCTTACACCTTTAAAAGAGATCATGTTGATATCACAGTGATACCTGACTGAAATAACTTCTGTTGTCATGTTTATATACATACTTGCTGTTAGAGTACGTCGGTTCCTCACGGCCTGTTACAGGATTAAGGCCCAGGATGCCATGAAATCCAGGTCGTGGTTCTTCAAATGCTTTTTTACGACTCAACGTTCCCCATCCATAAGCAAGCTGTGCACTACATCTCTTCCATACGTCCAGGAAGACAGTGGACCATACCAAGTTGAAGACGGCAAACAGAACATATTTATCATAGTCCTCCCAATCAAAGAGGTAGTAGGGAATGCCGATCAGGGCCATTGGCATCAAGGCAAATGTGAAGTACTCCAGAAAACCAAAGTAGAGTGCCAAACCTTCACCAAAGTAATGCCTGATATCATCTGCATCATCAAGCACAGAAAAGAACAAATTACTTAGTTTAGTGTGGCACCAGCAGAAGTGcacaagtttgtttgtttgttttatttaaataaaaataaacttttattttttacaagttGAGGGGTGATAGCAATGCTTAAATTATTTGCTTTACAgataatatcatttaaaaaaattattattattattatttttaactaaTGCTCTAAAAGGCCAGGATATAAACAACAATCTTAAGTGAGaacaacaaaatcacaaaaagcTCAAAAGTTCTACAATAACATAATTATTCTATAAAATTGttgaacagaaaaacagaatttAATCAAAGAAAGATGGAGCTGTCAGGTTTGCATTCACCCAGCTCATACTGAGGGACTCACTCAGTGGCTGAAAGGACAGCTTGATCTTTTTGTACCAATTGGAAGAGAGCCTTTTTAACTCCTCTTTATCATGGAGAGGGAAATATTGGACTAGAATCCCTTTGGACTGCAACCTACGGACTGAAAACAATGTAAAAGCAGCGATTAAACAGAATTTTTGGGTGTTTGCTGACACGCTACCATTATAGTCCTAACATAATAGATATCTAATGTAATCAGGTATACTATTCTCTTAGGAAGTCTAAATAAATGTAGACTTGGTATACTACAACTACATTTCATGTAACCTAAGTATTGGTGCAAAAGCGCTCCTTCTGGTTAACTTACTGACTGACTTTCCAGGATAAAGTCTAACTTTAGGGTATCCAGGAACATAGGTTTCATCCTTCGCCCTCAAAGTGTCCAGCTCATGTTTGATAATGTATTGACACTCTGCAATGCTGAGGAAGCCATCGCCTTCCCCTGAAACAataccaacaaacaaacacacaatcagCTATAATCACTGCTTTTAATACACTTGATTTAAGCATGTAACAACATCTAATTAATTCTTCATCTTTCCACTGAAATGTATAGATTTTAATTCTTATAAGGAATGTGTACCCTACAAATCAGAATTTTAGAGAAATGTATGTTTATAATCAACAGAGTCTTTGTAAATCTGTGACCCATAGGTCAGCTTTATCAGCTAAGCCTTACAGATGTCTTTACCTTGGAATTCTTTGAAACTCTCTCGGTTGGCGTTAGTGAATCCTCTCATGGTACCATCTTGGAACTCCTTAAAAAGTCCCAAATCTTCTGCTCCATTCAGGAGTCTCTGCCAGGTGGAGCCCACAAGAAAAACATTACGATTCACTTTTTGCTTTTCCTGTCCTCCAAGTGGCAGCTGCTCCACCAGCAGATCAGCTCctaaatgacaaaaaacaaacaaacaaacaaacacatgcacacaacaaAAGTCTTACCGAAGCCAAACAAActatctaaaatataaaaagatttGACATCTTTCAATATTTCAAATCAACCCTAAATGAACAGTATAACACGGTATAATACAATTACTCGATTAAGCATAATTTAGTTAAGCTGTGTGACTAAATCTGTGATATTTCAGCAAAGTCTGGCCACTTTAAAA
This Ictalurus furcatus strain D&B chromosome 1, Billie_1.0, whole genome shotgun sequence DNA region includes the following protein-coding sequences:
- the ano10a gene encoding anoctamin-10; the protein is MQNSLSISDGDGCSFGPLVVLELAENTEAEAITWLLSRIRDKQQNGGADLLVEQLPLGGQEKQKVNRNVFLVGSTWQRLLNGAEDLGLFKEFQDGTMRGFTNANRESFKEFQGEGDGFLSIAECQYIIKHELDTLRAKDETYVPGYPKVRLYPGKSVIRRLQSKGILVQYFPLHDKEELKRLSSNWYKKIKLSFQPLNDIRHYFGEGLALYFGFLEYFTFALMPMALIGIPYYLFDWEDYDKYVLFAVFNLVWSTVFLDVWKRCSAQLAYGWGTLSRKKAFEEPRPGFHGILGLNPVTGREEPTYSNSKRQLRIYLVSLPFVLLCLYISLHVMMIYFGMETWALSIYNEDPNFLTSVLLFIPSIIYAVVIEIMNLLYRYAAEFLTDWENHRLESSFQNHLVLKVLVFNFINCFASLFYIAFVMQDMALLRHSLATLLITSQILNQVMEAFLPYWLQRRRNKKVHKRVKKLMGDQELPMVEQVQLESDMNTYLGTFDDYLEQFLLFGYVSLFSCVYPLAAVLVVFNNITEVYSDAFKMCHVFKRPFSDPASDIGVWQLAFETMSVIAVVTNCALIGLSPQVQAYFPEADTQLILTVVTVEHILLAFKFILAFIIPDVPKHIQIKLAKLEFESLEALKKKKMLEAAEISKTNK